Proteins from a single region of Coraliomargarita parva:
- a CDS encoding YceI family protein, translating to MKHILTTIILAGFACLPLGAGLQAAEKIETYKIDPVHSSVKFSIRHFVAKTSGSFGQFEGTITVNRDDLTKSSVEAVIQVASVDTANEKRDAHLKTDDFFGAESHPIISFRSTKWEATDDEDEFEVTGELRMHGMTKEVTLEVELLGFGEGMQGAYLSGWEVTTEIDRTGWGITGGQPAVGDEVEITINIEAIRQ from the coding sequence ATGAAACATATCCTCACTACCATAATACTCGCAGGCTTCGCCTGCCTACCACTCGGCGCAGGCCTCCAGGCCGCGGAAAAGATCGAGACCTACAAAATCGACCCGGTCCACTCCTCGGTAAAGTTCAGCATTCGCCACTTCGTAGCCAAGACCTCCGGCAGTTTCGGGCAATTCGAAGGCACCATTACAGTGAACCGCGATGACCTGACGAAGAGCTCCGTCGAGGCCGTCATCCAAGTGGCCAGCGTCGATACGGCCAACGAAAAGCGCGATGCCCACCTCAAGACCGACGATTTCTTCGGAGCCGAATCGCACCCGATCATCAGCTTCCGTTCCACGAAGTGGGAGGCCACCGATGATGAAGATGAATTCGAGGTCACCGGAGAGCTCCGGATGCACGGCATGACCAAGGAAGTCACGTTGGAGGTTGAACTACTCGGCTTCGGCGAAGGCATGCAAGGCGCCTACCTCTCCGGATGGGAGGTCACCACGGAAATCGACCGCACCGGATGGGGCATAACCGGAGGACAACCTGCGGTCGGCGACGAGGTTGAAATCACAATCAACATCGAAGCCATCCGCCAGTAA
- a CDS encoding RNA polymerase sigma factor, whose amino-acid sequence MVKTRNQDLETIVSEYYQPLYRFGYSLAKNEHDAGDLVQQTFFIYAEKGGSLRDKSKVKSWLFTTLYREFLRRKRKDERIDNYEPSMLEETGGSVEPHIRRSLDANLAVQALAEVDAVYREALTLFYIKDLSYKEIASVLDVPIGTVMSRLSRGKNQLREVFQRKEAETAEDNI is encoded by the coding sequence ATGGTTAAAACCAGAAACCAGGACTTGGAAACTATCGTGAGTGAATACTACCAACCGCTCTATCGCTTCGGCTACAGCCTAGCGAAAAATGAGCACGATGCCGGCGACCTCGTACAGCAGACCTTTTTCATCTACGCGGAAAAAGGCGGCTCCCTGCGCGATAAGTCAAAGGTCAAATCCTGGCTCTTCACCACGCTCTACCGGGAGTTCCTCCGGCGCAAGCGCAAGGACGAGCGCATCGACAACTATGAGCCTTCCATGCTGGAAGAAACCGGCGGCAGCGTCGAACCCCACATCCGCCGCAGCCTGGACGCCAACCTGGCCGTTCAGGCCTTGGCCGAGGTCGACGCCGTCTATCGCGAAGCCTTGACCCTCTTTTATATCAAGGACCTCTCCTACAAGGAGATCGCCAGCGTACTCGACGTCCCGATCGGAACCGTGATGTCGCGCCTCTCCCGGGGCAAAAACCAACTGCGTGAAGTCTTCCAGCGCAAGGAAGCGGAAACCGCCGAAGATAACATTTGA
- the queA gene encoding tRNA preQ1(34) S-adenosylmethionine ribosyltransferase-isomerase QueA: protein MDASLFDYELPLERIAQEPARTRDASRLMVVNRSERSVTHASFAEIGRFLPPNARFFRNNAAVLKARLFGERPTGGKVECLLLQPAEDALTWWCLLRPGKKTYNAGRFLIPGECEAEVLEAGSNGNYRIRFHLEREESVTDLAERLGILPLPPYIERTENDPRRSNDNERYQTVYADTDKRVAVAAPTAGLHFTPALMAELEARGATFYDLTLQVGIGTFHPIQVDQIEDHNIHHEWYEIPAAAMAALQSDAPGPRIAVGTTSVRSIEDALRRDPATCLTPSGSVQAEADIFIYPPAQFTGVDALITNFHLPKSTLLCLVSAFLTPGSMEGISWLKELYAEAIERKYRFYSYGDAMLIL from the coding sequence ATGGACGCCTCCCTCTTTGATTACGAACTCCCACTCGAACGCATCGCCCAAGAACCCGCCCGGACGCGCGACGCCTCGCGCCTGATGGTCGTCAACCGCTCGGAGCGAAGCGTCACACATGCGTCTTTTGCCGAGATCGGCCGCTTTCTCCCTCCCAACGCGCGGTTTTTCCGCAATAATGCAGCCGTGCTCAAGGCACGCCTTTTTGGCGAACGTCCGACCGGCGGCAAAGTCGAGTGCCTCTTGCTACAACCTGCCGAGGACGCCCTCACCTGGTGGTGCCTGCTCCGACCGGGCAAGAAGACTTACAATGCGGGACGCTTCCTCATTCCCGGCGAGTGCGAAGCCGAGGTCCTGGAAGCCGGCAGCAACGGGAACTACCGTATCCGCTTCCATCTGGAGCGGGAGGAGTCGGTCACCGATCTGGCCGAGCGGCTCGGCATCCTGCCTCTACCGCCCTATATCGAACGTACGGAAAACGATCCGCGCCGCAGTAACGACAACGAACGCTACCAGACCGTCTACGCCGACACCGACAAGCGCGTCGCGGTGGCGGCCCCCACCGCCGGCCTGCACTTCACTCCGGCCCTCATGGCCGAACTCGAAGCCCGGGGCGCGACCTTTTACGACCTGACCCTGCAGGTAGGAATCGGTACCTTCCACCCCATCCAAGTCGACCAAATCGAGGACCACAACATCCACCATGAGTGGTACGAGATCCCGGCGGCCGCCATGGCTGCACTCCAAAGCGATGCCCCCGGGCCGCGCATTGCCGTTGGCACGACCTCGGTACGGTCCATCGAGGATGCCCTTCGACGGGACCCCGCCACGTGCCTGACTCCAAGCGGCTCCGTTCAGGCCGAGGCTGACATTTTCATCTACCCGCCCGCCCAATTCACGGGTGTGGATGCCCTCATCACGAACTTCCACCTACCAAAATCCACACTTCTCTGCCTCGTATCCGCCTTCCTGACCCCTGGCAGCATGGAGGGGATTTCCTGGCTGAAGGAACTTTACGCCGAAGCCATTGAACGTAAGTATCGTTTCTACAGTTACGGCGATGCCATGCTGATCCTCTAA
- the tilS gene encoding tRNA lysidine(34) synthetase TilS: MSKRVQSLNWPDAARALNARIHVGIEPSVLAYLQALPQQELVVACSGGADSLAMLCLLWAQRGELGCRITVAHYNHRWRAEASEQDAEFVRKVAAALDLPFCSESRPDDEAAFTETTARELRLRFLRQVARQTGASCIALGHQKDDILETQLMRLARGAGADGLAAPRPVHDFSDEPAHLRPILHLRAGDLRMALNLCGIPWCEDRSNEDVRIARNALRIKVIPELIEATGRNAPEGAARSRRLLEEDADALDALARERLSDAYEGASALDRALCRSTHMALLRRAVSHWLHNDEGIQTVSAQLMDQLLEAIRSRQDQHRFSIASCFILMDAQRIWLEPAKDAVDSGRLEACVVEPGETALLSTGALFETEWVELNAPLRARILGGGIDPADEVYLDLEPVESLTVRPWEAGDRYRPLGAPGSRKLQDCFTDRRVPQRERLSLPVVTAASGSILWVPGFPPAETCKIHPGTQLALRLTYRMRDSL; this comes from the coding sequence ATGTCGAAAAGAGTCCAAAGTCTAAATTGGCCGGATGCGGCCCGGGCCTTGAATGCGCGGATTCACGTCGGAATCGAGCCGTCCGTCCTGGCCTACCTGCAGGCCTTGCCTCAGCAAGAGTTGGTGGTCGCTTGTTCCGGAGGTGCCGATTCGCTGGCTATGCTCTGCCTGCTCTGGGCGCAGCGCGGGGAATTGGGCTGCCGGATCACGGTGGCGCATTACAATCACCGATGGCGGGCTGAGGCTTCGGAGCAGGATGCCGAATTTGTCCGCAAGGTGGCGGCGGCGCTGGACTTGCCTTTCTGTTCAGAGTCCCGGCCAGACGACGAGGCTGCTTTTACTGAAACCACCGCCCGTGAATTACGCCTCCGGTTCCTGCGCCAGGTCGCGCGCCAGACCGGAGCGTCCTGTATCGCATTGGGCCACCAGAAGGACGATATCCTGGAGACCCAGCTCATGCGACTGGCCCGGGGGGCGGGGGCGGATGGTTTGGCGGCACCGCGCCCGGTTCACGATTTCAGTGACGAACCCGCCCATCTGCGTCCGATTCTCCACCTGCGCGCCGGCGATTTGCGAATGGCCCTCAATCTCTGTGGTATCCCGTGGTGCGAAGACCGGTCGAATGAGGATGTCCGGATTGCACGCAATGCGCTTCGGATCAAGGTGATTCCGGAGTTGATTGAGGCGACCGGGCGCAATGCTCCGGAGGGGGCCGCACGCTCCCGCCGCTTGTTGGAGGAAGATGCGGATGCGCTGGACGCACTGGCACGGGAGCGTCTTTCCGACGCCTACGAGGGGGCTTCCGCTTTGGATCGTGCGCTCTGCCGTTCCACGCATATGGCGCTGCTGCGACGGGCGGTTTCGCACTGGCTTCACAATGATGAGGGGATCCAGACGGTGAGTGCCCAGTTGATGGACCAACTGCTGGAAGCGATCCGGAGTCGTCAGGACCAGCATCGTTTTTCGATCGCCTCCTGTTTCATACTAATGGATGCCCAGCGGATCTGGCTGGAGCCGGCCAAGGACGCGGTCGATTCCGGACGCTTGGAGGCCTGTGTGGTCGAGCCGGGGGAGACGGCCCTGCTTTCGACGGGAGCTTTGTTTGAAACGGAGTGGGTCGAATTGAATGCCCCGCTTCGGGCGCGTATTCTAGGGGGAGGGATCGATCCGGCGGATGAAGTCTATCTGGATCTTGAGCCAGTGGAAAGCCTTACTGTACGCCCCTGGGAGGCGGGGGACCGGTATCGGCCTCTCGGCGCCCCGGGTTCCAGGAAGCTGCAGGATTGCTTTACGGACCGGCGTGTGCCGCAGAGGGAACGATTGAGTCTACCGGTTGTCACAGCCGCCTCAGGCAGTATATTATGGGTGCCGGGTTTTCCTCCTGCCGAGACCTGTAAAATCCACCCGGGAACACAGCTGGCTCTACGATTGACTTACCGCATGAGGGATTCACTTTGA
- the ftsH gene encoding ATP-dependent zinc metalloprotease FtsH produces the protein MSSKQNSPQNNNSGRNGPPERFQPKVLLIWLVIITAIVALWFAQPGTGTNNEALTISELVQSIKDGRIEKGAGVMKPDPTFGQNGYVISGQMSDPQFSGSMTEGSSVPKVNFTAQGRLTEDDFLLVREVLSEKRRSTAVQDIIISFLPFILIIGLLYFLFVRQLKNAGRGAMSFGKSKAKMLTREKDSVTFKDVAGCDEAKEEVSEVVDFLKDPKKFQRIGGRIPKGVLMVGPPGTGKTLLAKAVAGEAEVPFFSISGSDFVEMFVGVGAARVRDMFEQGRKNAPCIVFIDEIDAVGRQRGAGLGGGNDEREQTLNSLLVEMDGFDGHEGVIIIAATNRPDVLDSALLRPGRFDRQVTIDLPDLNGRHEILKVHAKRIALSEEVNLEHVARNTPGFSGADLANLLNEGALIAARYNKKVVEMQDIDEARDKISFGRERRKLMDDEDRKITAFHEAGHAIVQAVIDDGHLPVHKVTIIPRGQSLGSTMFMPKKDVLNHSRRRLLNQICCGMGGRVAEELVMGDITSGASGDIRMVTKVARHMVCDWGMTDLGPVAYGENKDHVFLGQEIQRSQNYSEETAQKIDKAIHDIVEEQHKRCREILTENRHALDVCAEALLEHETIDGKHVQEILEFGEIRSPVIKREVPEPKDDEAEDEPEAKKKPEGNKDDGGLAGESAPAGAPA, from the coding sequence ATGTCATCCAAGCAAAACAGCCCTCAAAATAATAACTCTGGAAGAAACGGACCACCTGAGCGCTTTCAACCGAAAGTGCTCCTGATCTGGCTTGTCATCATCACTGCCATCGTTGCGCTGTGGTTTGCCCAACCGGGCACCGGCACGAACAATGAGGCCTTGACGATCAGCGAGCTGGTGCAGTCGATTAAGGACGGACGTATCGAGAAGGGGGCCGGCGTGATGAAGCCGGACCCGACATTCGGCCAGAATGGTTACGTGATCAGTGGCCAGATGAGTGATCCGCAGTTCAGCGGGTCGATGACTGAGGGGAGCTCGGTGCCGAAGGTGAACTTCACCGCCCAGGGACGTCTGACCGAAGACGACTTCCTGCTCGTGCGCGAGGTGCTCAGCGAAAAGCGCCGCAGTACGGCTGTTCAGGACATTATTATCAGCTTCCTTCCTTTCATCCTGATCATCGGTTTGCTCTATTTCCTCTTTGTCCGCCAGTTGAAGAATGCCGGGCGCGGGGCGATGAGCTTCGGCAAGAGCAAGGCGAAGATGCTGACCCGCGAGAAGGACTCGGTGACCTTCAAGGATGTTGCCGGCTGTGATGAAGCCAAAGAAGAGGTCAGTGAGGTGGTTGATTTCCTGAAGGACCCGAAGAAGTTCCAGCGTATCGGTGGACGTATCCCGAAGGGGGTCCTCATGGTCGGCCCTCCGGGGACCGGTAAGACGCTGCTGGCCAAGGCGGTGGCCGGGGAGGCGGAAGTGCCCTTCTTCTCTATCAGCGGTTCCGACTTTGTTGAAATGTTCGTTGGTGTCGGGGCCGCCCGTGTACGCGATATGTTTGAGCAGGGGCGCAAGAATGCCCCCTGTATTGTCTTTATTGATGAAATTGACGCCGTGGGCCGCCAGCGGGGTGCCGGCCTGGGCGGCGGGAATGACGAGCGTGAGCAGACCCTCAACTCGCTGCTGGTCGAAATGGACGGCTTTGACGGCCACGAAGGCGTGATTATTATCGCCGCGACGAACCGTCCGGACGTGCTCGACAGCGCTTTGCTGCGTCCCGGACGTTTTGACCGCCAGGTTACGATCGATTTGCCGGACCTGAATGGCCGTCATGAGATCCTGAAGGTGCACGCCAAGCGGATCGCCCTCTCGGAAGAGGTGAATCTGGAGCATGTGGCGCGAAATACGCCGGGCTTTTCCGGTGCCGACCTGGCAAACCTGCTCAATGAGGGTGCCCTCATCGCGGCCCGCTATAATAAGAAGGTGGTCGAGATGCAGGATATCGACGAGGCCCGCGACAAGATTTCCTTCGGTCGCGAGCGTCGCAAGCTGATGGATGACGAGGACCGTAAGATTACCGCTTTCCATGAAGCCGGCCATGCGATTGTCCAGGCTGTCATCGACGACGGTCATTTGCCGGTGCACAAGGTGACGATTATTCCGCGCGGCCAGAGTCTTGGTTCGACCATGTTCATGCCGAAAAAGGATGTGCTGAACCACTCCCGTCGTCGTTTATTGAACCAGATCTGTTGTGGTATGGGAGGCCGTGTCGCGGAGGAGCTGGTGATGGGCGATATCACCAGTGGTGCGTCCGGGGACATCCGCATGGTGACGAAGGTGGCCCGCCACATGGTGTGCGACTGGGGGATGACGGACCTCGGTCCGGTCGCCTATGGTGAAAACAAGGACCATGTGTTCCTCGGGCAGGAGATCCAGCGCTCGCAGAACTACAGCGAGGAGACGGCCCAGAAGATCGACAAGGCGATTCACGATATCGTCGAGGAGCAGCACAAGCGCTGCCGTGAGATCCTTACGGAAAACCGCCATGCGCTGGATGTGTGTGCCGAGGCCCTGCTGGAGCACGAAACCATCGACGGCAAGCACGTGCAGGAAATCCTTGAGTTCGGTGAAATTCGTTCGCCTGTGATTAAGCGTGAAGTTCCGGAGCCCAAAGATGATGAAGCCGAGGACGAGCCAGAGGCGAAGAAGAAGCCCGAGGGGAATAAGGACGATGGCGGTCTTGCCGGTGAAAGTGCCCCTGCTGGTGCACCAGCCTAA